The following coding sequences lie in one Cyanobacterium sp. Dongsha4 genomic window:
- the gmk gene encoding guanylate kinase, whose product MNQQEKQGKLIVITGPSGVGKGTIVKQLLAKHSQIFISTSATTRKPREGEIHGQDYFFLSQDDFKQMIDNSQLLEWAEYSGNYYGTPKQPVIEQIEQGKIVILEIEVLGARQVKETFPDALRIFILPPSEGELERRLRGRGTDPESSIIKRLEKAKFELSTCNEFDYQVINDQLENAIASIEQIITGVQG is encoded by the coding sequence ATGAACCAACAAGAAAAACAAGGGAAACTAATTGTTATTACAGGGCCTAGCGGTGTGGGAAAAGGAACAATAGTCAAGCAATTACTGGCTAAACATTCACAAATTTTTATCTCTACTTCGGCTACGACTCGCAAACCCCGTGAGGGAGAAATTCATGGTCAGGATTATTTTTTTCTTTCTCAAGATGATTTTAAACAGATGATTGATAACTCTCAATTGTTGGAATGGGCGGAGTATAGCGGTAACTATTATGGAACTCCGAAACAACCAGTTATTGAACAAATTGAACAAGGGAAAATCGTTATTTTAGAAATTGAGGTTTTAGGGGCAAGACAAGTTAAGGAAACTTTCCCAGATGCCCTTAGAATCTTCATTTTACCCCCTTCAGAAGGGGAATTGGAACGGAGATTAAGAGGTAGAGGAACAGACCCAGAATCGTCGATTATTAAGCGTTTAGAAAAAGCTAAATTTGAGTTATCTACCTGTAATGAATTTGACTATCAAGTTATTAATGATCAATTAGAAAATGCGATCGCATCTATTGAGCAAATTATAACAGGGGTGCAGGGTTAA
- a CDS encoding dCMP deaminase family protein, whose protein sequence is MSTLEREIHRPTWDEYFMLMAKLASTRSTCLAFPVGAVIVKDRQVLATGYNGSPSGSAHCTTQGYCYEGLSSCDASKTLPSRAVHAEANAIAQAARHGIATQGATIYVTLEPCIACLKLIISAGIREVFYETNFNSGNKLLVRDAFVADNLVTLKQMNVREAIASNASRFLLEPVSLLDFK, encoded by the coding sequence ATGTCCACATTAGAAAGAGAAATACATCGCCCTACTTGGGATGAATACTTTATGTTGATGGCTAAGTTAGCATCGACTAGATCAACTTGTCTCGCTTTTCCCGTTGGTGCGGTAATTGTTAAGGATCGTCAAGTGTTAGCTACGGGTTATAATGGTTCGCCATCAGGCTCTGCCCATTGTACTACACAGGGTTATTGTTATGAGGGGTTGAGCAGTTGTGATGCAAGTAAAACTCTACCTTCTCGGGCGGTTCATGCGGAGGCAAATGCGATCGCACAGGCGGCCAGACACGGTATTGCTACCCAAGGGGCAACTATTTATGTAACTCTTGAACCCTGTATTGCTTGTTTGAAATTAATTATTTCAGCAGGAATTAGAGAAGTATTTTACGAGACTAATTTTAATTCAGGAAATAAGTTATTAGTGCGAGATGCTTTTGTTGCTGATAATTTAGTTACCTTAAAACAAATGAATGTTAGGGAGGCTATCGCTTCTAATGCCAGTCGTTTTCTTTTAGAACCAGTTTCTCTGTTAGATTTTAAATAA
- a CDS encoding YraN family protein, with protein sequence MRKIGSLGEKIIAQWLTDKGYSVIESNWHCRWGEIDLIVINKSLKEIIFVEVKTRSKNNWDDNGLYSVNHKKQEKICLTASSFLEKNQIFTDWNCRFDIALLTYKKLTNSEVISSISDNCLKPKFNYEGYQFEIFDYLENAF encoded by the coding sequence GTGAGAAAAATAGGCAGTTTAGGAGAGAAAATAATTGCCCAGTGGTTAACAGATAAGGGTTATTCTGTTATAGAATCAAATTGGCATTGTCGTTGGGGTGAAATTGACCTCATAGTAATAAATAAAAGTTTGAAAGAAATTATATTTGTTGAAGTTAAAACTCGCAGTAAAAACAATTGGGATGATAACGGGCTTTATTCTGTTAATCATAAAAAACAAGAAAAAATCTGTTTAACAGCTAGTTCATTTTTAGAGAAAAATCAAATATTTACTGATTGGAATTGTCGTTTTGATATTGCATTATTGACTTACAAAAAATTAACTAACTCTGAGGTAATATCTTCCATTAGTGATAATTGTCTAAAACCAAAGTTCAACTATGAAGGCTATCAATTTGAAATTTTTGATTATCTGGAAAATGCTTTTTAA
- the ruvA gene encoding Holliday junction branch migration protein RuvA, translating into MFNYFKGIVNSINAYNNRYFLILEVNNTGYEIQVPSRFIRQLESNSDQIISVFTHFQVRDDQYILYGFENSAQRDLFRQLISVSGVGSQTAIALIDTLGLEDLVQAIVTGNIRLLSKTPGIGQKTAERIALELKTKLAQWRVNAGVRVDSGNFLPSEEIMADLEMTLLALGYTNNEIQQAISVISQDNLLQKNPHVEEWIRSAIAFLSLN; encoded by the coding sequence ATGTTTAATTATTTTAAGGGAATAGTTAATAGTATAAATGCTTATAATAATCGTTATTTTCTAATATTAGAAGTTAATAATACTGGCTATGAAATTCAAGTTCCTAGTCGCTTTATCAGACAATTAGAGTCAAATTCAGATCAGATTATCAGTGTTTTTACTCATTTTCAAGTAAGAGATGATCAATACATACTATATGGTTTTGAAAATTCTGCTCAAAGAGATTTATTTCGACAATTAATCAGTGTTTCTGGAGTTGGTTCTCAAACTGCGATCGCACTTATTGATACTTTAGGATTAGAAGACTTAGTTCAAGCCATTGTTACGGGAAACATTCGTTTATTATCAAAAACTCCCGGTATCGGACAAAAAACCGCCGAAAGAATAGCCTTAGAGTTAAAAACGAAACTTGCCCAATGGCGAGTTAATGCGGGGGTTAGAGTTGACAGTGGTAATTTTTTACCTAGTGAGGAAATTATGGCAGACTTGGAAATGACTTTATTGGCACTAGGATACACCAACAACGAAATTCAACAAGCGATTTCTGTTATCAGTCAAGATAATTTATTACAGAAAAATCCCCATGTAGAGGAATGGATTAGAAGCGCGATCGCATTTTTATCTCTGAATTGA
- a CDS encoding diflavin flavoprotein, which translates to MVATTVQKTSHRLTTQIDIIAKDTTAIRSLDWDRDRFDIEFGLQNGTTYNSYVIESEKKALVDTSHLKFKQLYFEALNQVINPQDLDYLIISHTEPDHSGLVKDLLEIAPHITVVASKVAIQFLEGFVHLDFKKQIVKNGDRLDLGNGHVIEFVNAPNLHWPDTIFSYDHGTGIMFTCDAFGMHYCSDYLYDENLQDIEPDYRFYYECLMAPNARSVLSAMKRMDALGEISLVANGHGPILKYNVKELLDRYHRWSSEQSKGEKTVAVFYISDYGYSDRISQAIAKGITKTGITVEMFDLNGIEIQEIPEIVSSSAGVVLGMPPLSSQALNNKVGTILATVNSKQYFGLYESYGGDDEPIDPLGTKLRDLGLNEAFASIRIKETPQETTYQICEESGVDLGQFLTKKATIKQRKALDSDLDKAIGRISGGLYIITAQKGETNGAMLASWVTQASFEPPGFTVAVAKDRAIESLLQVDDTFVLNILEEGNYQNLMKHFLKRFPPGADRFAGVKVQTANNGSPILIDALAYLECQVVSRMDCGDHWIVYSKVTAGRVSKSDALTAVHHRKVGNYY; encoded by the coding sequence ATGGTAGCAACCACCGTTCAAAAAACCTCTCATCGTTTAACTACGCAAATTGATATTATTGCTAAGGATACTACCGCAATTCGTTCTTTAGATTGGGATCGCGATCGCTTCGATATAGAATTTGGTTTGCAAAACGGCACAACTTATAATTCCTATGTAATTGAGTCAGAAAAAAAGGCTTTAGTTGATACTTCCCATCTCAAATTTAAACAGTTATACTTTGAAGCATTAAATCAGGTTATTAATCCCCAAGATCTTGATTATCTCATTATTTCCCACACTGAACCTGATCATAGTGGCTTAGTTAAAGACTTGTTAGAAATTGCCCCTCATATTACGGTCGTGGCTTCTAAAGTTGCTATTCAATTTTTAGAGGGATTTGTTCACCTCGATTTTAAAAAACAAATTGTCAAAAATGGCGATCGCCTCGATTTAGGTAATGGTCATGTAATTGAATTTGTTAATGCTCCTAATTTGCACTGGCCTGACACCATTTTTAGCTACGATCATGGCACTGGTATTATGTTTACCTGTGATGCTTTTGGGATGCACTATTGTAGTGATTATCTCTATGATGAAAATTTACAAGACATTGAACCAGACTACCGCTTTTATTATGAGTGTTTAATGGCACCTAATGCCCGTTCGGTTTTATCCGCCATGAAAAGAATGGACGCATTGGGGGAAATTAGTCTTGTCGCTAATGGTCACGGACCTATTCTCAAGTATAATGTCAAAGAATTGCTCGATCGCTATCACCGTTGGAGTAGTGAACAAAGTAAAGGAGAAAAAACGGTTGCAGTATTTTATATTTCTGATTATGGATACAGCGATCGCATCTCTCAAGCCATTGCCAAAGGAATTACCAAAACTGGGATTACAGTAGAAATGTTCGATCTCAATGGTATAGAAATTCAAGAAATACCCGAAATAGTAAGTTCTAGTGCAGGAGTAGTCTTGGGAATGCCCCCCCTATCATCTCAAGCCTTAAACAACAAAGTTGGTACAATTTTAGCTACAGTTAACAGCAAACAATACTTTGGTTTATACGAGTCTTATGGTGGCGATGACGAACCTATTGATCCTTTAGGGACTAAATTAAGAGATTTAGGCTTAAATGAAGCCTTTGCCTCTATTCGGATTAAAGAGACTCCCCAAGAAACCACCTATCAAATATGCGAAGAATCTGGAGTTGACTTAGGACAGTTTTTAACCAAAAAAGCAACCATTAAACAAAGAAAAGCCCTTGATAGTGACCTAGATAAAGCGATTGGGCGTATAAGTGGCGGTTTATATATTATCACTGCCCAAAAAGGTGAAACTAACGGGGCTATGTTAGCTTCTTGGGTAACACAGGCTAGTTTTGAACCCCCCGGATTTACCGTTGCCGTTGCTAAAGATCGTGCGATCGAATCTTTGCTACAAGTAGATGACACATTTGTCTTAAATATCCTTGAAGAAGGAAACTATCAAAACTTAATGAAACACTTTTTAAAACGTTTCCCCCCCGGTGCTGATCGTTTTGCAGGGGTGAAAGTCCAAACAGCCAATAATGGTTCACCTATCCTTATTGATGCCTTAGCTTATTTAGAATGTCAAGTCGTTAGTAGAATGGATTGCGGAGATCATTGGATAGTTTATAGTAAAGTTACAGCAGGTAGAGTTTCAAAATCAGACGCTTTAACCGCCGTACATCATCGCAAAGTCGGTAACTACTACTAA